From a region of the Danio aesculapii chromosome 4, fDanAes4.1, whole genome shotgun sequence genome:
- the fbxl14b gene encoding F-box/LRR-repeat protein 14b, whose translation METHISCLFPEILAMIFSYLDVRDTGRVAQVCTAWRDASYHKSVWRGVEAKLHLRRANPSLFPSLQARGIRRVQILSLRRSLSYVIQGMPNIESLNLSGCYNLTDNGLGHAFVQEIPSLRVLNLSLCKQITDSSLGRIAQYLKNLEVLELGGCSNITNTGLLLIAWGLHRLKSLNLRSCRHVSDVGIGHLAGMTRSAAEGCLSLEYLTLQDCQKLTDLSLKHISKGLTKLKVLNLSFCGGISDAGMIHLSHMTSLWSLNLRSCDNISDTGIMHLAMGTLRLSGLDVSFCDKIGDQSLAYIAQGLYQLKSLSLCSCHISDDGINRMVRQMHELRTLNIGQCVRITDKGLELIADHLTQLTGIDLYGCTKITKRGLERITQLPCLKVLNLGLWQMTESEKVR comes from the coding sequence ATGGAGACGCACATCTCGTGTCTCTTCCCGGAGATTTTAGCCATGATTTTCAGCTACTTGGACGTGAGGGACACAGGGAGGGTGGCCCAAGTGTGCACAGCGTGGAGGGACGCGTCCTACCACAAGTCCGTGTGGAGGGGGGTGGAAGCCAAGCTGCATCTGAGGCGGGCGAACCCGTCTCTGTTCCCCAGCCTCCAGGCGCGAGGCATCCGGCGCGTGCAGATCCTCAGCCTGCGGCGCAGCCTCAGCTACGTGATCCAGGGGATGCCCAACATCGAGAGCTTGAATCTGAGCGGCTGCTATAACTTAACGGATAACGGCCTGGGGCACGCGTTCGTGCAAGAGATCCCTTCCCTGAGGGTGCTCAATCTGAGCCTTTGCAAGCAGATCACGGATTCGAGTTTGGGCAGAATAGCGCAGTATCTCAAAAACTTGGAGGTGCTTGAACTGGGCGGCTGCAGTAATATCACGAACACGGGCTTGTTGCTCATCGCGTGGGGTTTGCACAGACTCAAAAGTCTTAATCTGCGGAGCTGCCGGCATGTGTCGGACGTGGGCATCGGACACCTAGCCGGCATGACCCGGAGCGCGGCGGAGGGCTGCCTCAGCCTGGAATACCTGACCTTGCAGGACTGCCAGAAGTTGACAGacttgtccttaaagcacatttcaaAAGGCCTGACCAAGCTGAAAGTGCTCAACCTGAGTTTCTGCGGTGGCATCTCGGACGCTGGCATGATCCACCTCTCTCACATGACGAGCCTGTGGAGCCTTAATCTGCGTTCGTGCGACAACATCAGCGACACGGGCATCATGCACCTCGCCATGGGCACGCTGAGACTCTCCGGACTCGACGTGTCGTTTTGCGACAAGATAGGCGACCAGAGCCTGGCTTATATCGCGCAGGGCCTGTACCAGCTCAAGTCGCTGTCGCTGTGCTCGTGCCACATCAGCGACGATGGCATCAACAGGATGGTGCGCCAAATGCACGAGCTGAGGACGCTGAACATCGGCCAGTGCGTGCGGATTACAGACAAAGGACTGGAGCTGATCGCAGACCACTTGACGCAACTGACCGGCATCGATCTGTATGGATGTACGAAAATCACTAAGAGGGGACTGGAGAGGATCACGCAGCTCCCCTGCCTTAAAGTTTTGAACCTGGGCCTTTGGCAGATGACTGAAAGTGAGAAAGTGAGGTGA